In Dermacentor variabilis isolate Ectoservices chromosome 7, ASM5094787v1, whole genome shotgun sequence, a genomic segment contains:
- the stnB gene encoding stoned B translates to MNFLKKKIKGHKRGGPESDEVEAAIYAKQLAEGQQSQQPSEGAAKERTGEEWRFFEQLTQRVQDTVHKTQTTLIKIKESSAITELTRPDYYLESAAAPTDPASPARSWVNFEESEGAEVAGPSTGTSEQTKEPVGDLVKDLVSEPSGELVSESVSSPPETQPAADDDQARKLLEEFGFGIEEPPPPPPSNAPHVDLLSGFGVEEPQPSETLHVDVSDPFDTSFVDTLTTSTEPDPFDTSFVDRCVAAKEVPPPPVEADDSEASPEMSNPFLTDASATTGETLFSTGDVGDVAPDVPNFFSGSRRSSTNPFDNLEEDLAFFQATLVGAEEASATQSEASNLLQDIAATFPCESEDTVHQPPSSDPFKSSETEQRQQPVSDLFVGEHETAPDAFQVAFGKASFDQGLSPDKCGLSGGAFVDTSPEEAGGSPVEPIGSFDPFSDLSRESQEPIPAALASITPQREDVSPFDIGPSEKQEAPAAANGKPEPFADFATSEVPPTSSECDFFGKDSGATSAVIASDDPFHSGNVASPPAPSSDDPFSSSRVAAQPKMTSNDIFATSSLNASVATGSDPFHTADVTATTSVVSDGHDLFDTSDAADPATTVANASFSNGSFGAPVIPASDDPFQTSSTAAPALASGNSLFDTSDILAAVGMATDDDPFSASNIAAMVPPPGPDPFDTSSIQLEPAKNAVPFTDTTAFEAFAAKFEQAIEKFEDTTLAPAFDDLDQQSLQEDDDAGFGSMDIFDPFAPKVPPQPKASPKAPVKEVSQDSFDDDDVGPDLSVVIRPKMREVAAPDLVSLEPPPKLQPPPKSPVRSRFNPFDRGAAIRDEPVVDEVGPTPALGDAATMQRESAESPSTPLFDEDTSQPLEEFRPKFEGDGWEMMLRHPNKKKITGNRYWKKVFVRMTDQNILYLHNSREDADPFQEVPLQACYSLSEMGAQQFDAYGKIFTVKLQYVFYKERVGVRPGQISKVMQGQITSVGQFAKLGLPLEHAPQVSQLLKLGTQSCEDLKSFCQVVEDALFRLQIHRDRALTYKTEEIQVTVQDEFIVEQDKTGHVWKQKARVRVFFLAFVTGMPDIEVGINDLTRQGKEVVGRYDIMPVVTEEWIRLENCEFHSCVLQEEFENNRIIKLHPPDACLFELMRFRIRPPKARELPLQLKVVMRVSPRHVELRADVLVPGYHSRKHGQVPCEDVQIRFPIPECWVYLFRVEKHFRYGALKSAARRPGKIKGLERIMGTAQPLETSLIEVSTGQAKYEHAHKAVVWRIPRLPKEGQGAYTSQLFLLRLDLTSFDQIPASFEQYVFVEFTMPATSVSHTTVRSISVSNENPPEKYVRYSSKHEYRVELELQTGEVPPSETEISSLAAVAQQAAPYEPPASATAVAAAATSDDSD, encoded by the exons ATGAATTTCCTCAAAAAGAAGATCAAGGGCCACAAGCGAGGAGGCCCCGAGAGTGACGAGGTTGAAGCGGCCATCTATGCCAAGCAGCTAGCCGAGGGCCAGCAGTCACAGCAGCCGTCAGAAGGTGCTGCCAAGGAGCGTACCGGCGAGGAGTGGCGCTTCTTTGAGCAGCTGACGCAGCGCGTACAGGACACTGTGCACAAGACCCAAACCACCCTAATCAAGATAAAAGAGAGCTCTGCCATCACCGAACTCACCCGGCCTGACTACTACCTCGAATCTGCTGCCGCGCCTACCGATCCTGCCAGCCCAGCCAGATCGTGGGTGAACTTCGAGGAAAGTGAGGGTGCAGAAGTAGCGGGGCCCTCCACAGGCACCTCAGAGCAGACTAAGGAGCCGGTTGGAGATTTGGTGAAGGACCTTGTGAGCGAACCATCTGGTGAGCTCGTCAGCGAATCAGTTAGTTCTCCACCGGAAACTCAGCCGGCCGCTGACGACGACCAGGCCAGAAAGCTCCTCGAAGAGTTTGGCTTTGGCATCGAGGAGCCGCCTCCACCGCCACCTTCAAACGCACCTCACGTTGACCTACTCAGTGGTTTTGGTGTTGAGGAACCGCAGCCCTCGGAAACCCTTCACGTAGACGTCAGTGATCCCTTTGACACGTCATTTGTTGACACACTCACAACAAGCACCGAACCTGACCCCTTTGACACTTCATTTGTGGATCGCtgcgttgctgccaaggaggtgCCACCACCACCTGTTGAGGCTGACGACAGTGAAGCCAGCCCAGAGATGAGCAACCCATTTCTCACCGATGCATCTGCTACGACTGGTGAAACTCTCTTCAGTACTGGTGATGTTGGCGACGTTGCGCCCGATGTCCCGAACTTTTTTTCAGGTTCGCGCAGGTCGAGCACAAACCCTTTTGACAACCTCGAGGAAGACTTGGCATTCTTTCAGGCGACCCTTGTGGGTGCAGAAGAAGCAAGTGCGACGCAGAGTGAGGCCAGTAACCTTTTGCAGGACATTGCAGCAACGTTTCCGTGTGAGTCCGAGGACACTGTGCACCAACCGCCAAGTAGCGATCCCTTTAAGTCCAGCGAGActgagcagcggcagcagcctgtgtcagacCTGTTTGTGGGTGAGCATGAAACGGCACCGGATGCCTTCCAGGTTGCTTTTGGCAAGGCAAGCTTTGACCAAGGCCTCTCACCCGACAAGTGTGGACTTTCGGGAGGCGCCTTTGTTGACACGTCTCCAGAGGAAGCTGGAGGCTCGCCTGTGGAGCCTATTGGCTCATTTGATCCTTTTTCAGACCTCAGCCGAGAGAGCCAGGAGCCCATTCCAGCTGCTCTGGCCAGCATCACACCACAGAGGGAGGATGTGAGCCCGTTTGACATTGGGCCCAGCGAAAAACAGGAAGCACCTGCTGCAGCCAATGGTAAGCCTGAGCCATTTGCAGACTTTGCTACCAGTGAAGTGCCACCTACATCTTCAGAGTGTGATTTCTTCGGAAAAGATTCAGGTGCTACTTCAGCTGTGATAGCCTCTGATGACCCGTTTCATTCAGGCAATGTTGCTTCTCCAcctgcgccatctagtgatgaCCCATTCAGTTCAAGCAGAGTGGCTGCTCAGCCTAAAATGACCAGTAACGACATCTTTGCGACTAGCAGTTTAAATGCTTCGGTTGCCACTGGCAGTGACCCGTTTCATACGGCTGATGTCACTGCTACTACATCCGTGGTGAGTGATGGTCATGACCTCTTCGATACAAGTGATGCAGCCGACCCTGCTACGACTGTCGCTAATGCCTCCTTCAGCAATGGCTCCTTCGGTGCTCCTGTCATACCAGCGAGCGATGATCCGTTCCAGACAAGTAGCACTGCCGCTCCAGCCTTGGCAAGTGGCAACAGCTTGTTCGACACTAGCGACATCCTTGCTGCAGTTGGAATGGCAACCGATGATGATCCTTTCAGTGCAAGCAACATTGCTGCGATGGTTCCCCCACCTGGTCCTGACCCTTTTGACACAAGCAGCATCCAGCTTGAGCCTGCAAAGAATGCTGTTCCCTTCACAGATACGACTGCCTTTGAAGCATTCGCGGCAAAATTTGAGCAGGCCATTGAAAAATTTGAGGACACCACCCTGGCACCCGCATTTGACGACCTCGACCAACAATCGCTGCAGGAAGATGATGATGCAGGCTTCGGTAGCATGGACATTTTTGACCCCTTTGCACCTAAGGTGCCACCGCAGCCCAAGGCATCTCCAAAGGCTCCTGTCAAGGAAGTCTCGCAAGATTCGTTTGACGATGATGATGTGGGACCTGACCTGTCTGTTGTAATCCGACCGAAAATGCGGGAGGTCGCTGCACCGGATCTGGTCAGTCTTGAGCCACCGCCCAAGCTGCAGCCGCCACCGAAGTCACCCGTGCGGTCTCGGTTCAACCCATTCGACCGGGGTGCAGCAATTCGAGATGAGCCAGTGGTCGACGAGGTGGGACCCACACCGGCATTGGGAGATGCCGCGACCATGCAGCGCGAATCAGCGGAGAGTCCATCGACACCACTCTTCGATGAAGATACATCACAGCCACTTGAGGAGTTTCGGCCAAAGTTTGAAGGCGACGGCTGGGAGATGATGCTACGACATCCGAACAAGAAGAAAATCACGGGCAACCGGTACTGGAAGAAAGTGTTTGTGCGCATGACTGACCAGAACATCCTCTACTTACACAACAGCAGGGAGGATGCTGACCCTTTCCAAGAGGTTCCGCTTCAG GCTTGCTACTCACTGTCCGAGATGGGTGCCCAGCAGTTTGATGCCTATGGCAAGATCTTCACGGTGAAGCTGCAGTATGTGTTCTATAAGGAGCGGGTGGGTGTGCGTCCGGGCCAGATCTCCAAGGTGATGCAGGGCCAGATCACGAGCGTTGGCCAGTTTGCCAAGCTGGGCCTGCCCCTGGAGCACGCACCCCAAGTCTCGCAGCTGCTCAAGCTGGGCACCCAGAGCTGCGAGGACCTCAAGAGCTTCTGCCAG GTTGTGGAGGATGCCTTGTTCCGGCTACAGATCCATCGAGACCGAGCACTTACGTATAAGACAGAAGAGATCCAGGTGACTGTGCAGGATGAGTTTATTGTTGAGCAGGACAAGACGGGACACGTGTGGAAGCAGAAGGCTCGTGTGCGGGTCTTCTTCCTTGCATTTGTTACTG GGATGCCAGACATCGAGGTGGGCATCAACGACCTGACCCGCCAGGGCAAGGAAGTCGTGGGCCGCTACGACATCATGCCTGTGGTCACCGAGGAGTGGATCCGCCTGGAAAACTGCGAGTTCCACTCATGCGTCCTCCAGGAGGAGTTTGAGAATAACCGCATCATCAA GTTGCACCCTCCCGATGCCTGCCTGTTTGAATTGATGCGGTTTCGGATTCGACCACCGAAAGCGCGGGAACTACCGTTGCAG CTGAAGGTCGTAATGCGGGTGTCGCCAAGGCACGTGGAGCTCCGTGCGGATGTCCTAGTGCCCGGCTACCACAGTCGCAAGCATGGCCAGGTGCCCTGCGAGGATGTCCAGATCCGATTCCCCATTCCAGAGTGCTGGGTCTACCTGTTCAGGGTGGAGAAGCACTTCCGATATGGGGCCCTCAAGTCGGCCGCAAGGAGGCCCGGAAAGATAAAG GGTTTGGAGCGAATCATGGGCACAGCCCAGCCATTGGAGACTAGCCTTATAGAAGTTTCAACAGGACAGGCCAAATACGAGCACGCCCACAAGGCAGTAGTATGGCGCATTCCTCGGTTGCCCAAAGAGGGTCAAG